A genomic region of Macadamia integrifolia cultivar HAES 741 unplaced genomic scaffold, SCU_Mint_v3 scaffold927, whole genome shotgun sequence contains the following coding sequences:
- the LOC122070445 gene encoding chalcone synthase 2-like, whose translation MGSVGDIYEAQHAEGPATVLAIATANPSNIKLQTEFPDFYFRSTESEHMVKLKEKFQRICERSTIRKRHIFLTDEMIAKNPQIYDSAAASLDTRQDIMVTEVPKLAMEAASKAINEWGRPKSKITHIVFTTISGVDAPGVDFQLIRLLGLNPTVRRVMMYHLGCYGGGSVLRVAKDLAENNKGARVLVVCSELNSISGFKGPDETDLHTLLGLGIFADGAAAVIVGADPDTSIECPLFQLFSTGTRILPDSEEMVAGHLRQAGLAISLSKDVAKTIAGNLGKCLEESFNKFGINDWNSIFWVSHPGGPAILDLIETTLGLKEDKLKASRKVLSEYGNMSSPTVLFIMDEMRKKSIEEGKATTGDGFEWGVLLGFGPGLTVETIVLRSVPTVSSH comes from the exons atgggATCGGTCGGAGATATCTATGAAGCTCAGCATGCGGAGGGTCCAGCCACAGTGCTGGCCATTGCCACCGCAAATCCATCCAATATTAAGTTGCAAACTGAGTTCCCTGACTTCTACTTTAGAAGTACAGAGAGTGAGCATATGGTCAAGTTGAAAGAGAAGTTCCAACGAATTT GTGAAAGATCGACGATTAGAAAACGTCACATTTTCCTTACGGATGAAATGATAGCTAAGAATCCCCAAATCTATGACTCAGCGGCTGCATCACTTGACACACGCCAAGATATTATGGTGACTGAGGTACCTAAATTGGCCATGGAAGCCGCATCCAAAGCCATCAATGAGTGGGGACGTCCCAAATCAAAGATCACTCACATTGTTTTCACTACCATTTCTGGTGTTGATGCACCAGGTGTTGACTTTCAACTCATTAGACTTCTAGGCCTTAACCCGACTGTACGACGTGTGATGATGTATCATTTGGGCTGCTACGGTGGTGGCTCTGTGCTCCGTGTTGCCAAAGACCTTGCTGAGAATAACAAAGGTGCTCGTGTACTGGTTGTTTGCTCAGAGCTGAACTCTATTAGTGGCTTCAAGGGACCCGATGAGACAGACTTGCATACCCTACTAGGGTTGGGAATATTTGCAGATGGTGCAGCAGCTGTGATAGTTGGTGCAGACCCTGACACCTCAATAGAATGCCCATTGTTCCAACTCTTCTCAACAGGGACCCGGATTCTGCCAGACTCAGAAGAAATGGTTGCAGGCCACTTGCGTCAAGCGGGTCTTGCAATCAGCTTATCCAAAGACGTGGCCAAAACTATTGCTGGGAATCTTGGAAAGTGCTTGGAGGAATCATTCAACAAATTTGGCATTAATGATTGGAACTCCATTTTTTGGGTAAGTCACCCTGGTGGGCCTGCAATCTTAGACTTAATCGAAACGACACTTGGCTTGAAAGAAGACAAACTAAAGGCATCAAGGAAAGTGTTGAGTGAGTATGGTAACATGTCAAGCCCCACAGTTTTGTTCATTATGGATGAGATGCGGAAGAAGTCTATAGAGGAAGGGAAAGCCACAACTGGTGATGGGTTTGAGTGGGGTGTGTTACTAGGGTTTGGACCAGGTCTGACTGTGGAGACAATTGTGTTGCGTAGTGTTCCGACAGTTTCATCTCACTGA